Part of the Natrialbaceae archaeon AArc-T1-2 genome, GGGCGAGTAACACCTCCTGTAGCGTCGGTGGGTTGCGAACGTCGGTCTCTTCGAGCATCGGTTCGGGGATCTCGAGGGTGTTCGCAGGAACGTCCTCGCCGCCGAAGACGGGGAAGTGTCGGGACTCGAGTTTCATCACGAGCGGAGTGTCGAGCCGTTCGACCCCCTCGCCGGTGGCGTACAGCTGTTCGTTGACGCGTTCGTGTTGTTCGCTGTGCATCCGGGCACACTCTTCGTCCGACGGCGTCACGTAGAGACGTCCGAGATAGTAGCTGCGCGAGAATACCTCGAACATGGTAACGTAACCCAGGGACTGGAGTACTATAACTTTACCTTCGGGAGTCGCATGCCTTCAAGAGGATCGACCCCGAAGGTCAGGTATGCGCC contains:
- a CDS encoding DUF5802 family protein produces the protein MFEVFSRSYYLGRLYVTPSDEECARMHSEQHERVNEQLYATGEGVERLDTPLVMKLESRHFPVFGGEDVPANTLEIPEPMLEETDVRNPPTLQEVLLARRERAEQLLSFAGGLPECRHAGT